One genomic window of Mercenaria mercenaria strain notata chromosome 2, MADL_Memer_1, whole genome shotgun sequence includes the following:
- the LOC123533169 gene encoding uncharacterized protein LOC123533169, translating to MFGSKSEGTTTAGLHSDADCLNCYHKYNVIQDYEEWKPGFRNLLMIKDNTTSPGYCLLQQTYDNVPLPVTHVPDEDYVRDSSGRVLLKNTLYRDAMPAGNVQHGPSFAKQGEHGIVDTDFVPAFHCYTWPYEARPWLDRQGIGNWPSADMKRFAANNGCFIVPVASKVSQNPELEWRISTSQAERCLMFNLNITQICCYVLMKMILKTFLHHAGEGHITSFMCKTVLLHCIENTHSNAWQENNLFTCLSCCLHVLYNCLQQENCPHFIIPRNNLMTGEFSPEVKALLLERVFHLIQTDGQALLRVQIDDLGQRLQIKLNMLYQIPENIPSKKENCLRISGSLLLNTAETITVCSSSIISKTIQNSPITTIQNLRNVLTNYKRCYREGSKLEQRASSLIAPLFCSTLGTVIASSNIQTNNIIPPEAIDWLCAGLNSDVAASKLKLASVFYSVRDLENTEFILRYTEGDFCFDMVEPVCYCYIISRNKYRRMFVEVAYHQNEEAVRSVCAFCVKFTRAEIHCVPQELQYEMYRSTQDDLLYRESNDYWMDWAVVDSLPYLYFLQYKTYRYLQRFDDQHQALVNLAKTTETERNLGHRETALNLLGQCMEQENQPNKALNCYMISLKVRERNNAASFHIRRLLANLIIT from the coding sequence ATGTTTGGCAGCAAGTCAGAGGGCACAACAACAGCAGGACTTCATTCAGATGCAGACTGTCTAAACTGTTATCATAAGTATAATGTGATACAGGACTATGAAGAATGGAAACCTGGCTTCAGAAATCTACTGATGATCAAGGATAATACTACATCACCAGGTTACTGTCTTCTACAACAGACCTATGATAATGTACCTCTTCCTGTTACACATGTTCCAGATGAGGACTATGTTAGGGACTCAAGTGGAAGGGTGTTGCTTAAGAATACTTTATATAGAGATGCTATGCCTGCAGGTAATGTACAACATGGTCCATCATTTGCTAAACAGGGAGAGCATGGAATAGTAGACACTGACTTTGTTCCTGCCTTCCATTGTTATACATGGCCATATGAAGCAAGACCCTGGTTAGACAGGCAAGGAATAGGAAACTGGCCCAGTGCAGACATGAAGAGATTTGCAGCAAATAATGGATGTTTTATTGTTCCTGTTGCAAGTAAAGTCAGCCAGAATCCAGAGCTTGAATGGAGAATTTCTACTTCACAAGCAGAGAgatgtttaatgtttaatttaaacattACACAAATATGCTGTTATGTGTTGATGaaaatgattcttaaaacatTTCTTCATCATGCTGGTGAAGGCCACATTACAAGCTTTATGTGTAAAACAGTTctgttacattgtattgaaaacaCACATTCAAATGCATGGcaggaaaataatttatttacatgtttatcaTGTTGTTTACATGTACTATACAACTGTTTACAACAAGAAAACTGCCCACATTTCATTATACCCAGAAACAACCTGATGACAGGCGAGTTTTCACCTGAAGTCAAAGCTTTGTTGCTAGAAAGAGTGTTTCACTTAATACAAACTGATGGACAAGCATTACTTAGGGTTCAGATTGATGACCTTGGTCAGAGACTGCAGATCAAATTGAACATGTTATATCAGATACCAGAAAATATTCCATCTAAAAAGGAAAACTGTCTGAGGATTTCAGGATCATTATTACTAAACACAGCTGAAACAATCACTGTGTGTAGTAGTTCTATAATATCAAAAACCATTCAAAACAGTCCTATAACAACCATACAGAACTTGCGCAATGTATTAACAAATTATAAAAGATGTTATAGAGAAGGAAGTAAGTTAGAACAAAGAGCAAGCAGTCTCATTGCACCATTGTTCTGCTCAACACTGGGAACTGTAATAGCATCATCTAATATTCAGACAAACAATATCATACCTCCAGAAGCAATAGACTGGTTATGTGCAGGCCTGAATTCTGATGTTGCCGCTAGTAAACTGAAACTTGCCTCTGTGTTCTACAGTGTTAGGGATTTGGAAAACACAGAATTCATTTTAAGATATACAGAGGGAGATTTTTGCTTCGACATGGTTGAGCCTGTATGTTACTGCTATATTATTAGCAGAAACAAGTATAGGAGAATGTTTGTAGAAGTGGCATATCATCAGAATGAAGAAGCTGTAAGAAGTGTCTGTGCATTTTGTGTCAAATTTACTCGTGCTGAGATTCATTGTGTTCCTCAGGAGCTGCAGTATGAAATGTACAGATCAACTCAAGATGACTTGCTGTATAGAGAAAGTAATGACTACTGGATGGACTGGGCTGTTGTAGATTCCCTCCCTTACCTCTATTTCCTACAATACAAGACCTACAGATACCTTCAGAGGTTTGATGATCAGCATCAAGCACTAGTTAATCTTGCTAAAACAACTGAAACAGAGAGAAACCTTGGTCACAGGGAAACAGCCCTGAATCTACTTGGACAGTGCATGGAACAGGAGAACCAACCTAACAAAGCTTTAAACTGCTACATGATTTCACTGAAGGTCAGAGAAAGAAATAACGCAGCAAGTTTCCACATCCGTAGACTGTTGGCAAACTTGATCATAACATAA